One stretch of Kwoniella newhampshirensis strain CBS 13917 chromosome 5, whole genome shotgun sequence DNA includes these proteins:
- a CDS encoding dihydropyrimidinase, producing the protein MYDLIIHNGQIVSTSHVSSPDTWIGIQDEKIVCIQAGPLPHDASKRYIDAKGAYITPGGIDTHVHLQQLQVAPGDDTGDTFESGTRSAIAGGTTTIIAFANQQRHDKSLYPLVEEYHRRASKDGTWCDYGFHVILTNPTKAILDEEIPVLFEKEGISSIKVYMTYEARRVGDRDMLEIMLRTRKLGMTLMIHAENDDMVQLVIDHLRDNDLTEPHHHAIARTPLAEAEATNRAICLSNLVSSPILIVHVSSSAAMSRIRTAQNDLQPIFAETCPQYLLMLADAMRSSGHGGCGCSHSAEEKAEDDGFEGAKLICSPPLRESKDDLDAVWKGMINGTVTTFSSDHCPSAFDHPKGKKKGLESGKADFTKVPNGLPGVETRLPLLMTYGVEKERITVQRFVEVTSTQPAHLYGLQHRKGSIAPGMDADIVIWFPNGTIQEEISNDKLHHSIDYTPFEGFQATNWPR; encoded by the exons ATGTacgacctcatcatccacaacGGACAAATCGTCTCTACCTCACACGTCTCGAGCCCCGACACCTGGATAGGTATCCAAGACGAAAAGATCGTCTGCATCCAAGCCGGTCCACTTCCGCATGATGCCAGCAAGCGGTACATCGATGCGAAAGGAGCGTACATCACGCCAGGAGGGATCGACACCCATGTACATCTCCAACAGTTGCAAGTCGCACCAGGGGACGATACAGGAGACACGTTCGAGTCTGGGACGAGATCTGCCATCGCTGGAGgaaccaccaccatcattgCATTCGCGAATCAACAACGGCATGACAAGAGCCTGTATCCTTTAGTCGAAGAATATCATAGGAGGGCATCCAAGGATGGAACATGGTGTGATTATGGATTCCATGTCATCCTGACAAATCCGACCAAGGCCAtcctggacgaggagatacCGGTGTTattcgagaaggagggaatCAGCAGTATCAAA GTTTACATGACGTACGAGGCTAGACGAGTGGGAGATCGTGATATGTTGGAGATCATGCTGAGGACTAGGAAGTTGGGCATGACCCTCATGATCCACGCGGAGAATGATGATATGGTCCAACT AGTCATTGACCACCTTCGAGACAACGACTTGACCGAGCCACATCATCATGCCATCGCCAGGACACCACTGGCAGAGGCGGAAGCCACCAATCGAGCGATATGTCTGAGcaatctcgtctcctctccgattctcatcgtccacgTCTCCTCATCGGCCGCCATGTCTCGTATCCGAACAGCGCAGAACGATCTTCAGCCCATCTTCGCCGAGACTTGTCCGCAATATCTCCTCATGCTAGCAGATGCTATGCGATCGTCAGGCCATGGAGGATGCGGTTGCTCCCACAGtgcagaagagaaggcggaGGACGACGGGTTTGAAGGAGCCAAGTTGATTTGCTCGCCCCCGTTGAGGGAGAGTAAAGATGACCTCGATGCCGTGTGGAAGGGAATGATAAACGGGACAGTTACCACTTTCTCTAGTGATCACTGTCCGAGTGCCTTCGATCATCCAAAGGGTAAAAAGAAGGGGTTGGAGAGTGGAAAAGCGGACTTCACAAAGGTGCCCAACGGACTGCCAGGCGTGGAGACGAGACTGCCGCTGTTGATGACGTATGGAGTCGAGAAAGAGCGCA TCACTGTTCAGCGATTCGTTGAAGTCACATCTACCCAGCCAGCTCATCTGTATGGTCTACAACATCGTAAAGGCTCTATCGCTCCAGGAATGGATGCGGATATAGTCATATGGTTTCCCAATGGCACGATCCAAGAGGAAATTAGCAACGATAAGCTGCATCACTCCATCGACTACACGCCGTTCGAGGGCTTCCAGGCGACCAACTggccaaggtga